CCTTTTACGTACCATTCCTTGTCAGCAACATGGTCCGTCACACGAGTACAACCTGCCATGAGAGATTCCATTCCGCGGATTTTCAgggacgtcgagggcgcACCGGGCCCAGCAGAGATTCTGGGCTTTTCCAACCATTAAtagggggggaggaggaagaggaggttgaagaagggggggaggaggggagagggggagaagacAGACCCTTTTCGCCCAGTCGGAGGATCCTCGAAGGGCCGGGCCAAGATTCACGCCCGCCTGCAGGGTACATAGGCGGGGGGAGCTCGCAAGAcgcagaagaagcccagAGCTCCCCCCAGCCTCCAAAGCTCCATTTCTCGGGAAGGGGGCGGGGGGGCTCCGACGACACAGAGAAGCCTCCGAGCTCCCCCCGGGtctccaagatgatgactggGTATGcagggagagaaaaggatgcagctgcagctctggAGAAGGTGGCAGCGCACCAGCGTGCGAGTCGAGTCCAGCTCATGTCCAACCAACTATCAAGAGTTGCGTCACCATACAATTCATGATTGGAGGATCTATTGAGGCCTCAAGCCACCATCTACCTCTCCTTCGAACGCAGAAAAGCTGATTGCTAGGGTAGGTAGATAGCAATACTCAAATACTGCTTTATTTACTTCAACATGCTCATCCAGTGCCTTTCAATATCGAATGCAATTATCTTGTGCGATTCAAAGCAGAGAACTTGAACATTCATTTCGAACTTTGACAGAAGAAGTATTGAGAATTGTTGCTCGCCCCTAGCAATTTTCTCACCAGCATTCTTTTGCTCGAGGCAAAAGCTGGATGTTGTTATTACTAGGGAGAGCGTTTTTATTACGGGAGACTCGACCGTTTTTACATTGTGCGCTCCGTACACTCTATGCCTTTCTTTCtgcctttctttcctttaAGTGCGGTAGAAGCAAGGTTTGGACATTGTCTTTTATCTGACTAGCTGTCATAGATTATTGACTTTTTCTGAATAGGGGCTTTCTATATTCGATGGGGAAGTGCTCTCAATTACGACCGCAAACCCGTTGAGATCGCCATGAGTAACACGGCTACACGTTCAAAGAGGATGGAACTTGAGCTTCAATGGCCAGCCACGCTTCCGGTGAAGTGAAGAGAACTGAGGCTGGAGATTGGCTCTTGTTTAGGGGCGTGCTAGATCCCGTTTCGATGCCCCGCCCACATCGCAACCGCTCGTACTCACATTATCGCCACCTTGGGCTTATAATGTGGAGAGATAGGGACGGTGTTGATCGATCCATCGCGATCTCACGGAGAGAAGCATCCGAAAGGTATGTCAATACAATATCGAATATAATCACGCCAAGAGTAGCTTTTGGCGCTCGGGGAGTATTTGGTCATATAAGATTAATGCAGCAATTAACCTCGTCATAGTTATGAAGCCGTGTGTCGCCCGTCTTACAAAGTGTCAAGTTTACGATGCGATAACGTCACGACCTCATCAGCATTTTGAAATCAGGCTCTCCTCATTCGTCGCATCGAATCGACAAGGCATCATGTGTATTTTCTCAAGATTCATGAGACGTTGGCTATATAACACCTGGCGTTGAACAGGCTCGGCCTTGTATCCGCTCAATATGCTCTCAAATCGAGACATATCACACTTCAACTAAGAATGTTTAGTGTGCGCACCGCTTCTCTCCAGTTGCGCCAGTGTAGCAAATATTTCTCTCCTTTACTTGCCAGTCGAAGCATTCAACAGGCTGTCAGAATGTCTACCATCTCCGAGGTAATCATCAAAGATCACCGTGAGCTCGAAGAGTACTACAATGAAGTGGTGAACAATCCGGGAAATCACGATCATCAAGACCGTTATGGAAACCAATTCACCTGGGAGTTAGCCCGCCATTCTGTTGGTGAAGAGCTAGTGGTCTATCCTGCACTCGAGAAATACCTAGGTgagaaaggcaaaggcatGGCAGAGGAAGATCGAAAGGAACACGCCGTGGTAAGTTTTTGACCGACCACACATGTCAGTCGTGAAGATGAGTTATTGATGACGCCGATGCAGGTTAAGGAGTTGCTCAAAGCCTTCCAGAACATGGAGGCTTCTGACCCAGACTatgtcaagcagctgcagaaaCTCTGGGGCCCTCTCTCGGAGCacatcaaggaggaggaggagcgggACTTGCCTATTTTagaagagaagctccagACTGTCGAAGGAGAATCAGCATCCATGGCCACGTCTTTTGGTTGGACCAAGGCCTTTGTGCCGACTCGCAGCCACCCGAGCGCTGGTGAACATCCGCCGTTTGAGACTGCCATGGGACTGCTTGCTGCGCCAATCGATCACGTTGCTGACCTTTTCCGCAAGTTTCCCAACAAGAAGGTGTCTCCAAATCCTTCCACTGAGTAACTTTGTCAAGTGTTTCAGTTATATTAGGTGCAATGTTCTTATTTTCACACGATGATGTGGAGGCTTTTGTACTGTTCACGGTTTGAATTATGTGTAACTGAGCTGCTGGAGTGTATACACTGAAACTCTATTGCTTGAATCTCACGCTCATTCTATCTTCTTCTGGCTAACATTGTAAGAAAGACTGTCGTCTCTATCTATTGCTATGGCTCTCGTCAAGTTTGAGCACTTTGATCAGTCGTCGCAGCATGGTGCTAACGCAAAGCTGAACGTTTCCCTCCACAACGC
This genomic stretch from Trichoderma breve strain T069 chromosome 1, whole genome shotgun sequence harbors:
- a CDS encoding hemerythrin HHE cation binding domain-containing protein, which produces MSTISEVIIKDHRELEEYYNEVVNNPGNHDHQDRYGNQFTWELARHSVGEELVVYPALEKYLGEKGKGMAEEDRKEHAVVKELLKAFQNMEASDPDYVKQLQKLWGPLSEHIKEEEERDLPILEEKLQTVEGESASMATSFGWTKAFVPTRSHPSAGEHPPFETAMGLLAAPIDHVADLFRKFPNKKVSPNPSTE